In Burkholderia sp. WP9, a genomic segment contains:
- a CDS encoding adenylosuccinate synthase: MSASAVNVNPGRNVVVVGTQWGDEGKGKIVDWLTDHAQGVVRFQGGHNAGHTLIIGGKKTILRLIPSGIMHPGVACYIGNGVVLSPEALFKEIGELEAAGVDVQNRLFISEATTLILPYHIAIDQGREARRGAGKIGTTGRGIGPAYEDKVARRGLRVQDLFEPETFAERLRENLDYHNFVLTQYLGVAAVDFQQTLDTMLSYADRLKPMVTDVSRRLYDANANGSNLLFEGAQGTLLDIDHGTYPFVTSSNCVAGAATAGAGVGPQKLNYILGITKAYCTRVGSGPFPSELYDADNAARQEAIGLELATVGKEFGSVTGRPRRTGWLDVAALRRSIQINGVSGLCMTKLDVLDGLDEVKLCVGYTVDGQHVDLLPRGSSEVARCVPVYETFAGWKESTVGIKEWDKLPANARAYLSRVQEVAGIPIDMVSTGPDRDETILLRHPFKV, encoded by the coding sequence ATGTCTGCCAGCGCAGTGAATGTGAACCCCGGGCGTAACGTCGTCGTCGTGGGGACCCAGTGGGGTGATGAAGGCAAGGGCAAGATCGTCGACTGGCTGACGGACCACGCTCAAGGCGTCGTTCGCTTCCAGGGCGGTCACAATGCCGGTCACACGCTTATCATCGGCGGCAAGAAAACCATCTTGCGTCTGATTCCGTCGGGCATCATGCATCCCGGCGTCGCGTGCTACATCGGCAATGGCGTCGTGTTGTCGCCGGAAGCGCTCTTCAAGGAAATCGGCGAGCTCGAAGCCGCCGGGGTCGATGTCCAGAATCGCCTCTTCATTTCCGAAGCCACCACCCTGATCCTGCCGTACCACATCGCCATCGACCAGGGCCGCGAAGCGCGCCGTGGCGCGGGCAAGATCGGCACCACCGGCCGCGGCATCGGCCCGGCGTACGAAGACAAGGTGGCGCGCCGCGGTTTGCGCGTGCAGGACCTGTTCGAGCCGGAGACCTTCGCCGAACGTCTGCGTGAAAACCTCGACTATCACAACTTCGTGTTGACGCAATACCTGGGTGTCGCCGCTGTCGACTTCCAGCAAACGCTCGACACGATGCTCAGCTATGCCGACCGTCTGAAGCCAATGGTGACGGACGTGTCGCGCCGCCTGTACGACGCGAACGCTAACGGCAGCAACCTGCTGTTCGAAGGCGCGCAAGGCACGCTGCTCGACATCGACCACGGCACGTATCCGTTTGTCACGTCGAGCAACTGCGTGGCCGGCGCGGCCACGGCGGGCGCGGGCGTCGGTCCGCAAAAGCTGAACTACATTCTCGGCATCACCAAGGCGTATTGCACACGCGTCGGCTCGGGCCCGTTCCCGAGCGAACTGTACGACGCGGACAACGCCGCCCGTCAGGAAGCGATCGGCCTCGAACTGGCCACCGTCGGCAAGGAATTCGGCTCGGTCACCGGCCGTCCGCGCCGCACCGGCTGGCTCGACGTCGCCGCGCTGCGCCGTTCGATCCAGATCAACGGCGTGTCGGGTCTGTGCATGACCAAGCTCGACGTGCTCGACGGTCTGGACGAAGTGAAGCTGTGCGTCGGCTACACGGTCGACGGCCAGCATGTCGACCTGCTGCCGCGTGGTTCGTCGGAAGTCGCGCGCTGCGTGCCAGTGTACGAAACCTTCGCGGGCTGGAAGGAAAGCACGGTTGGTATCAAGGAATGGGACAAGCTGCCGGCGAACGCGCGTGCGTATCTGTCGCGCGTGCAGGAAGTCGCGGGCATTCCGATCGACATGGTGTCGACCGGTCCGGATCGCGACGAAACCATTCTGCTTCGTCATCCGTTCAAGGTTTAA
- a CDS encoding phosphoribosyltransferase, giving the protein MVQGVPMIAMKDPRNDDKNLWVGWDEYHRLIEMLALQVHESGWKFDKILCLARGGLRVGDQLSRIYDLPLAILATSSYREAAGTEQGELDIAQYITMTRGELHGNVLLVDDLVDSGVTLARVQQHLKERYPAITAVRSAVLWYKGCSKVKPDYHVQYLPTNPWIHQPFEEWDTVRPHNLGAWIKRGTAQAQESSEK; this is encoded by the coding sequence ATGGTGCAAGGTGTACCCATGATTGCGATGAAAGATCCGCGCAACGACGACAAGAACCTGTGGGTCGGCTGGGACGAGTATCACCGGCTGATCGAAATGCTCGCGTTGCAGGTGCACGAGTCGGGCTGGAAATTCGACAAGATCCTGTGCCTCGCGCGCGGCGGTTTGCGCGTCGGCGATCAGCTCTCGCGCATTTACGATCTGCCGCTGGCGATTCTTGCCACGAGTTCGTATCGTGAAGCGGCCGGCACGGAGCAGGGCGAACTCGATATCGCGCAATACATCACCATGACGCGTGGCGAACTGCACGGCAACGTGCTGCTGGTCGACGACCTGGTGGATTCGGGCGTAACGCTCGCACGTGTTCAGCAGCATCTGAAAGAGCGTTATCCGGCGATCACCGCGGTGCGTTCGGCGGTGCTCTGGTACAAGGGCTGCTCGAAGGTGAAGCCCGACTACCACGTGCAGTATCTGCCCACCAATCCGTGGATTCATCAGCCGTTCGAGGAATGGGACACGGTTCGTCCGCACAACCTCGGCGCATGGATCAAGCGTGGCACGGCGCAAGCGCAGGAGTCGTCGGAGAAGTGA